AGCGGTATTTGACAGATTATCAGCAGCATTTAACAGAGCAAGGTAGAACGCCAACCGTTGACGAACCGCAAATCGTATTACAAAAACTGCTGTATACACGCTTGCCGGAAATACTTGCTAGTTATTACTATTTAGTCAATAACTCAGTTGCTGACAATGCTAATGCTACTGCGCAAGATAACAAGCAAGCGGAAGCTCGACATTTATTGCAACAAGCGTTGCATAATATTGAACGGCGTTTGGATCAAGGGTTAGAGCAAATGGATGATCAACATCTACAAGACCTGCGGGTTATGAAGCGTTACTTAGACAGTCGTGATTAGAGCATACTTGAGAGGTTAGAGTAACCCAAAAACAAGCAGCCAATGAATTTATCATTGGCCGCTTTTTTTTAACCATAGCTTATCAAAGCTTTAGCGCTGATTATTACGGTCACGATTATTGCGGCTACCACGGCTGGCAGGTTTTGCACTGCTCTTAGCGGTAGCGCTATTGCTAGAGCTATGACTACGTTTGTTGTCAGCACGGCGCGCTTTTAGCGGCTTATCTTTGATACGTTCTTGCTTGCGCTTGGCAGCACCATGTAAGCCGGTGCCATGACGGGGACGTAAATCAACCAAGTCGGTTAGGGTGTTGATCTCTTTTTTATCCAGCTCTAAAAAGCGCCCGGTACGCAGCTCTTTGGGTAGAGCGATGCTACCATAGCTGGTACGTAATAGACGGCTAACTTTTAGGCCTTGAGACTCAAATAAACGGCGTACTTCGCGGTTACGGCCTTCTTTAAGCTTGACGTGATACCATTTATTAACCCCTTCACCGCCGCCTTCTTTTATATCTTCAAACTGAGCCATGCCATCTTCTAGCATCACCCCTGAGGTTAGATTGCGGGCGATATCGGGGGTGACTTCACCGAGTACTCGTACCGCATATTCACGGGTAATCTCACTAGAGGGATGCATCAAGCGATGCG
This sequence is a window from Psychrobacter jeotgali. Protein-coding genes within it:
- the rluB gene encoding 23S rRNA pseudouridine(2605) synthase RluB, producing the protein MKDEKLQKALARMGLGSRRQMEEVIKAGRVSVNSGPATIGDRVEQGDEIRVDGRLIKYTAENEKRRRVLAYYKPEGEVCSANDPEGRPTVFERLPKLTHDRWVMVGRLDINSTGLLLFTNDGEMAHRLMHPSSEITREYAVRVLGEVTPDIARNLTSGVMLEDGMAQFEDIKEGGGEGVNKWYHVKLKEGRNREVRRLFESQGLKVSRLLRTSYGSIALPKELRTGRFLELDKKEINTLTDLVDLRPRHGTGLHGAAKRKQERIKDKPLKARRADNKRSHSSSNSATAKSSAKPASRGSRNNRDRNNQR